Proteins co-encoded in one Malus domestica chromosome 09, GDT2T_hap1 genomic window:
- the LOC103411240 gene encoding allene oxide cyclase, chloroplastic-like gives MACSSSSRPTKVQELNVYEINERDRSSPAYLSLSQKPVHALGDLVPFTNKIYTGDLQKRLGITAGICILIENKPEKKGDRYEAIYSFYFGNYGHVAVQGPYLTYEDTYLAVTGGSGIFEGAYGQVKLHQILFPFKILYTFYLKGIEDLPEELTNVKVVEPGPGVEPSPAANACEAHATVSNFTN, from the exons ATGGCCTGCTCAAGCTCTTCAAGACCCA CAAAAGTTCAAGAACTCAACGTGTACGAGATCAACGAGCGAGATCGTTCAAGCCCTGCGTATCTCAGTTTAAGCCAGAAACCTGTGCATGCCCTCGGAGACCTTGTGCCCTTCACTAACAAa ATATACACCGGAGATCTTCAGAAACGGTTGGGGATAACGGCGGGAATCTGCATTTTGATCGAAAACAAGCCGGAGAAGAAAGGAGATCGATACGAGGCAATTTACAGCTTCTATTTCGGGAACTACGGCCACGTGGCGGTTCAGGGGCCGTACTTGACTTACGAGGACACGTATCTGGCTGTGACTGGTGGGTCTGGGATTTTCGAAGGGGCGTACGGGCAGGTGAAGCTGCACCAGATTTTGTTCCCCTTCAAGATTTTGTACACATTTTATCTGAAGGGGATTGAGGATTTGCCTGAGGAGCTTACAAATGTGAAGGTTGTGGAGCCCGGCCCTGGTGTGGAGCCCAGCCCTGCTGCCAATGCCTGTGAGGCCCATGCCACCGTGTCCAACTTCACCAACTGA